The genomic interval ATATTTGAGAGTAAAGTATTAAAAGTTTTTAAATGAATATCTATTTATTTAAAAGAATCATAATGATGCTGTATAAGAAGTGATTTTCATTGATTATATTAAATGCACCGCAAAATTTTCTTTTACCTTGGCAGATCTTCTAATAATGAGAAAAGAATCTAGAAATTGATGTATAAATGTTAAATTTGTCAATTTTGATGATTATTATGGGTCATGGTGAGGGGAATACAGTATGAATGAAAGCAAATTAAGTATAGAGATTAACTCAGAACATCCTTCGTATATTTGGGCAAAGAATCAGTCTAATTCTGTAAATGCTTTTGGTCATATAGGAACTCATATAGATTGTTATACTAAAGAGCCTGATAAATCGCATTTTGAATTAGAAGTTGTAACAATAAACTGCTCAAATAAAATGCCTTCTAGCAAAGAATTAAAATCGCTTGATATTTCAGGTAAGGCGGTTCTCCTTTATACAGGAAATTTGGAGACAAACGGTTATGGAACACCTGAATATGGAGCTGAATGTACTATCTTGAAAGAAGATGTCTTAGATCAGCTTTTGTCAAAGCATCCATCATTCATTATGATCGATAGCTATGGTATAGGAGCTCATGGGGAAGAGCACATTTCATTTGATAAGAAATGTGAGTTTTATAATTGCTTTGTTATTGAAAATCTTTGCGTTTCAGGAAATATTGCTGAATCAATAAGAGACGTTATTATTGAGATTGATAAAACATCTGATTCTACAGGAAAAAAGTGTTTGGTTACGGCAAAATATATTTGATTGTTTTCTCTGGGCATTTAACAAATCACTTGGAACTGTCATAGCCTTTTAGCACGGATACCTGCAAAAGCAGGTACCGAGCCAATCCTTCGGAGTACCTCAGGCCGGCTATACAGTTCATGTGGCCGTTATCTAGATTGAGTATTCAATTTATTAAAGGAAGTTATGAGAACATTCGTAGGTGCAGCAATTATTTTATATGATCCATTTGATAGAGAAAAAATTCTATTAGATAAAAGAAGCAAAATGAAAAAATCTTTTGCTAGTTACTGGGAGCTACCAGGTGGAGAAATTGAAGATTTTGAGACACCAGAAGAGTGCATTCATAGGGAGATCCTTGAAGAACTTGGTACAGATATTATGAATCTCACCTATAGAACAGTTGATATGTCATACGATAATGGAAATAGATTTATCAATTTTATATTTGAAGGGAATATAGATTTAGAAATGATTCAAAGCAATTCTGATGAAATTGAAGAATATGAAATGATCAAAATTAAATCCTTATCAAAGTATAAAACTTGTCACAGAGTGAAAGAAGTTTTGAATTCATATTTAGAAAACTAGGAATGGCTGATTACTAAGAAGTAAAATAGTCCGTTTAGAAAAATAAAATCGGATAAGTAATAAGAAAAGAAAACTAGATATCAATATTTTGCAACAGTCATCCTTGCAGATCACAATTCTTGGTGCGCCTTGAAGCGTACATTTTATATACCAGTGGGTGTAAGTCCCTCCCGGACAATTTTCCATTTATCCGGAAGTAATAAGGACAGCTGATTGTCAATTTCCAAGAAATTGACCCCCACGTTTTCGCAATACTGACCCCCTGAAATTCGGTATCTTGACCCCTCAAATAACCATCACTTAACCTCTCTATATGGAGGCTTTGATGGACAAGAGGGAGTTAGCTATGTACAAGTTGGAAGATGCTGTAAAAGCTCTATTGGACAACACCCCAATAAAGCAAATTGCCCGTCAGCAGAGGGTTTCAAAAAACACCGTCAAAAAGTATCGAAACCATCTGGAGGATGTCCTGAATGAAAAGCCATGGATTCGAGGAGACATTCAGGAAATCATGTCAGAGTTCCGTACAGTTCGTAAGAAAGAGCGGTTTTCTGAAAACCATGGTTGGCTGGAAACCAATGCAGATCTCATTGATGAACTGTCAGCTGAATGTGAGAATTATGTCAGACTGTTTCAGGTTCTCCAGGACGAGAAAGGATTTGCAGGCAGCTACTCATCGTTGATGCGATACGTATCAAAAAATAATATTTTCAAAGACCGGCCAGTATTCCGAATTGAATCCAAACCGGGAGAACTTGCTCAGGTTGATTTCGGCTCTATCGGTAAAATTTATGATGAACTATCCGAAAAAGAAATCAAGGCCTATGTCTTTGTAATGGTCCTCGGGTACTCAAGAGATGCTTATTACGAAATTGTCAGGAGCCAGAATATTCAGACTTGGTGTGAGTGCCATGTCCATGCTTTTGAACATTTTGGTGGTGTGGTGAAGATTATCATTCCAGATAATCTAAAGAGCGCCATTATCAAGGCGGCCTATTGTGACCCCCTTCCCAACAGAAGCTTTGCCGATTGTGCAAACCACTATGGATTTCAAATTGATCCCTGTTTACCTGGCGTCCCAGAGCATAAAGGGAAGGTGGAATCCGGCGTCAAATACGTGAAGAATAATTTCATACCATTGCGTAAATTTAGGAATTTCAGTGATGCTAACAGGCAACTTA from Oceanispirochaeta sp. M1 carries:
- a CDS encoding cyclase family protein, whose amino-acid sequence is MNESKLSIEINSEHPSYIWAKNQSNSVNAFGHIGTHIDCYTKEPDKSHFELEVVTINCSNKMPSSKELKSLDISGKAVLLYTGNLETNGYGTPEYGAECTILKEDVLDQLLSKHPSFIMIDSYGIGAHGEEHISFDKKCEFYNCFVIENLCVSGNIAESIRDVIIEIDKTSDSTGKKCLVTAKYI
- a CDS encoding NUDIX domain-containing protein, producing the protein MRTFVGAAIILYDPFDREKILLDKRSKMKKSFASYWELPGGEIEDFETPEECIHREILEELGTDIMNLTYRTVDMSYDNGNRFINFIFEGNIDLEMIQSNSDEIEEYEMIKIKSLSKYKTCHRVKEVLNSYLEN
- the istA gene encoding IS21 family transposase; the encoded protein is MYKLEDAVKALLDNTPIKQIARQQRVSKNTVKKYRNHLEDVLNEKPWIRGDIQEIMSEFRTVRKKERFSENHGWLETNADLIDELSAECENYVRLFQVLQDEKGFAGSYSSLMRYVSKNNIFKDRPVFRIESKPGELAQVDFGSIGKIYDELSEKEIKAYVFVMVLGYSRDAYYEIVRSQNIQTWCECHVHAFEHFGGVVKIIIPDNLKSAIIKAAYCDPLPNRSFADCANHYGFQIDPCLPGVPEHKGKVESGVKYVKNNFIPLRKFRNFSDANRQL